Proteins encoded by one window of Rubrobacter indicoceani:
- a CDS encoding TIGR02710 family CRISPR-associated CARF protein → MKLRLKALIMVVSRVEAVEAAVEQLSPEIVAVITSQGIAGDVAVECQRLKDRVKFLYAIVDSPMEIQHSFGRFEHLFGLLEERGYPAKDVVLDATGGTTTMRLGTALAAISKGVRMVHQRVHMDLVDGEWIRDESKPIEIVPMENPLESTGLLREGQGVELFDRRDYGAAALIFADVALKVEGAERSHYYTGLTRLSEGYAAWDVADYGTALEKLSAARKELSTSFSDTTFAARAAKLSAVTSANLEFLGKVRGDLSLENVVDMLENARRRIEDQNRYDDGVARLYRCIEMLHQYNLYRKHGLKTKSLDWGRVSEKDKKVFLERTGSGRLPGDLDLMRSRVLDQVLEGKAAGLEENVFRDLLQQRNNSILAHGFEPISSASARNFLRYVDEAISRPQVAEKARHPRLK, encoded by the coding sequence ATGAAGCTACGCTTAAAGGCGCTCATCATGGTTGTATCGCGGGTCGAGGCGGTGGAGGCCGCGGTTGAGCAGCTGTCGCCGGAGATCGTGGCCGTTATCACTTCCCAGGGTATCGCCGGAGATGTCGCGGTCGAGTGTCAGAGGCTGAAGGACCGGGTGAAGTTTCTCTACGCGATAGTGGACTCACCGATGGAGATCCAGCACTCCTTTGGACGCTTCGAGCATCTGTTCGGGCTCCTTGAAGAGCGGGGATACCCGGCGAAGGATGTCGTGCTCGACGCGACCGGAGGCACGACGACGATGCGCCTCGGTACGGCCCTCGCGGCGATCTCGAAGGGCGTTCGCATGGTCCATCAGCGCGTCCACATGGACCTTGTGGATGGCGAGTGGATACGCGACGAGTCGAAGCCCATCGAAATCGTCCCGATGGAGAACCCCCTTGAATCAACCGGTCTTCTACGAGAAGGTCAGGGCGTGGAACTCTTCGACCGCCGCGACTACGGGGCCGCCGCCCTTATCTTCGCCGACGTAGCCCTGAAGGTCGAGGGCGCCGAACGAAGCCACTACTACACCGGCCTCACCCGCCTCTCGGAAGGCTACGCCGCCTGGGATGTCGCAGATTACGGAACCGCTCTCGAAAAGCTCTCCGCCGCGCGAAAGGAACTCTCGACAAGCTTCTCGGACACGACCTTTGCCGCCCGGGCCGCGAAACTTTCCGCCGTAACCTCCGCCAACCTGGAGTTCCTCGGCAAGGTCCGGGGCGACCTCTCCCTGGAGAACGTCGTGGACATGCTGGAGAACGCCCGCCGCCGCATCGAAGACCAGAACCGCTACGATGACGGCGTCGCTCGACTATATCGCTGCATAGAAATGCTGCATCAATACAATCTGTACAGAAAGCACGGTCTGAAGACAAAAAGCCTGGACTGGGGCAGGGTTTCGGAGAAAGACAAAAAGGTGTTTCTGGAGCGGACGGGCTCTGGGCGGTTACCGGGAGACCTCGACCTGATGCGCTCTCGGGTGCTGGATCAGGTTCTTGAAGGAAAGGCGGCCGGGTTGGAGGAGAATGTGTTCCGGGACCTTCTGCAGCAGCGCAACAATTCTATCCTGGCGCATGGTTTCGAGCCGATAAGTTCAGCCTCCGCCCGTAATTTCCTGCGGTACGTGGATGAGGCGATCAGCCGACCGCAGGTGGCCGAGAAAGCCCGGCATCCACGTCTGAAATAA
- a CDS encoding histone deacetylase, whose translation MHIFTSPACEDHVNANASVESPKRYPAMVSGVEAARLAGAGLEYRDVKPADDEQLLRVHDRGYLDLIRRTSESGGGYLDGDTAVNGRSWDVTRLASGAAVGAVEAAMDGEVSFAVVRPPGHHAGSDYAMGFCLTNHAAVAAAHARSLGAERVAVLDWDVHHGNGTQDIFYGRADVLYLSVHRGGMFYPGTGRLDEVGEGAGAGFTVNIPLRGGSGSAEYGAVFLGVLIPILKEYAPEVLIVSAGYDAHAADPLGGMSLRTGDFGRFAGSLTALCREVGAGPPAFVAEGGYSLESLSQSVAATITGATGGAVDGQTVPEPPVISGKLRDALSPYWRCLRRAVEDKSPS comes from the coding sequence TTGCACATATTCACGAGTCCCGCCTGTGAGGATCACGTAAACGCCAACGCTTCGGTCGAATCGCCGAAGAGGTATCCGGCGATGGTCTCGGGCGTCGAGGCCGCCAGACTCGCCGGGGCCGGGCTTGAGTACCGCGATGTGAAACCCGCCGACGATGAGCAGTTGCTGCGGGTTCACGACCGGGGCTACCTTGACCTTATCCGCAGAACATCGGAGTCCGGCGGCGGCTACCTCGACGGTGATACGGCGGTCAACGGACGGTCCTGGGACGTGACCCGGCTTGCGAGCGGGGCTGCGGTCGGGGCGGTCGAGGCGGCGATGGACGGGGAGGTCTCGTTCGCGGTGGTGAGGCCGCCGGGGCATCACGCCGGGTCGGACTATGCGATGGGCTTCTGCCTGACAAACCACGCCGCCGTCGCCGCCGCACACGCAAGAAGCCTCGGGGCGGAGCGGGTCGCAGTTCTTGACTGGGACGTGCATCACGGCAACGGGACACAGGATATCTTCTACGGCCGGGCCGACGTACTCTATCTCTCCGTTCACCGGGGCGGGATGTTCTATCCGGGTACGGGGCGACTGGACGAGGTCGGGGAGGGCGCGGGCGCCGGTTTCACGGTGAACATCCCGCTGCGCGGTGGAAGCGGGAGCGCGGAGTACGGGGCCGTATTCCTGGGGGTCTTGATCCCGATCCTCAAAGAATACGCGCCGGAGGTGCTGATCGTCTCGGCGGGCTACGACGCCCACGCTGCGGACCCGCTCGGTGGTATGAGCCTTCGAACCGGGGACTTCGGTCGCTTCGCGGGGTCTCTGACAGCGCTCTGTCGGGAGGTCGGGGCCGGGCCGCCGGCCTTTGTAGCCGAAGGCGGATACAGCCTCGAATCCCTGAGCCAGAGCGTCGCAGCCACCATCACCGGGGCGACCGGGGGGGCGGTGGACGGGCAAACCGTCCCCGAGCCACCGGTTATCTCCGGGAAACTCCGTGACGCGCTCTCGCCTTACTGGAGATGCCTGAGAAGAGCCGTGGAAGACAAGTCGCCGTCATAG
- a CDS encoding putative bifunctional diguanylate cyclase/phosphodiesterase yields MAIDGIQKDTQEPVASGKPQRVVEAGTVRLLQFLDWVVPLVFVFALLTTIASLFFEDGGTVVATGILFCYGLTLVAARALVERGSSEPAVLIICFGLLVAALAMSLVYPQWIPILVITPLLSVAVALPYVEGRTLLRLIFSTWVIAVVMVAVSRISVRPQALPTWFMDVFTISAVAAAVAVVLLLLWQFSSRLRDTLEQTRTAEERYALVERGVNDGLWDWDLTLNVIYYSPRWKAMIQAPETSVGKSPDEWFSRVHPSDSENLRQEIDAHLEGRKSHLEVEYRIRSEEPGLGCLWMLCRGLAVRDETGEPIRLAGSQTDITRRKEAEERLIHEALHDSLTGLPNREMFLSYLGRVIAGRRGAAGKPLFSVLFIDLDNFKTINDSLGHDMGDGLLVAVSERLRSSLRPRDIVARLSGDEFTVLMEGTVSEQEANRVASRLLDDLKAPFMVKGYELYTTASIGLVVDNGEYGSAEEPLRDADTAMYRAKALGRSGIGIFESTMHSRAVALFRLETELRRAMERKEFVVHYQPIISLKTGRIVGVEALVRWEHPERGLLPPAEFIPVAEETGLVLTIELFVLREACHQTALWQKRFPEHQPLNLNVNLSRNQLARPELIDQTGEILRESSLSPSSLRLEITESVLMQNPDLAALTLSRLREMNIQVHIDDFGTGYSSLSALHSFPIDSLKVDRSFIARLAPGDEAEIVQTIVTLAHNLGLDVVAEGIETESHLERLRDMGCDFGQGFLFSKPLDKTSLQKLLELDPRW; encoded by the coding sequence ATGGCGATAGACGGTATCCAGAAAGACACGCAAGAACCCGTAGCATCCGGCAAGCCTCAGCGGGTCGTCGAGGCGGGGACCGTCCGGCTGTTGCAGTTTCTTGACTGGGTCGTGCCGCTGGTCTTTGTGTTCGCGCTGCTCACGACGATAGCGAGCCTGTTCTTCGAGGACGGCGGGACCGTCGTGGCGACGGGGATACTCTTCTGTTACGGGCTGACGCTCGTTGCTGCGCGGGCGCTCGTCGAGCGGGGGAGCAGCGAGCCCGCTGTCCTGATCATCTGCTTCGGGCTGCTCGTCGCCGCGCTCGCCATGAGCCTGGTCTACCCGCAGTGGATACCGATACTCGTTATCACGCCGCTGCTCTCGGTGGCGGTCGCGCTGCCCTACGTCGAGGGCCGGACGCTTCTGCGGTTGATCTTCTCTACCTGGGTCATCGCGGTCGTGATGGTCGCGGTGAGCCGGATCTCCGTGCGGCCTCAGGCCCTGCCGACCTGGTTTATGGACGTGTTCACCATAAGCGCGGTCGCGGCGGCGGTTGCCGTGGTGCTGCTCCTGCTCTGGCAGTTCTCAAGCCGCCTGAGGGATACGCTGGAGCAGACCCGCACCGCCGAAGAACGCTACGCCCTTGTCGAGCGGGGGGTCAACGACGGGCTGTGGGACTGGGACCTCACCCTGAACGTCATCTACTACTCGCCCCGGTGGAAAGCTATGATCCAGGCCCCCGAAACCTCCGTCGGAAAGAGCCCCGACGAGTGGTTCTCCCGCGTACACCCCTCGGACTCGGAGAACCTCCGCCAAGAGATAGACGCCCACCTTGAAGGGCGCAAGAGCCACCTTGAGGTCGAGTACCGCATCCGCAGCGAGGAGCCGGGCCTCGGTTGCCTCTGGATGCTCTGCCGGGGGCTTGCGGTGCGCGACGAAACCGGAGAACCGATAAGGCTCGCCGGATCCCAGACGGACATCACCCGCAGAAAAGAGGCCGAGGAGCGGTTGATCCACGAAGCGCTGCACGACTCCCTGACCGGACTCCCGAACCGGGAGATGTTCCTCTCCTATCTTGGGAGGGTGATCGCCGGAAGAAGAGGCGCCGCTGGTAAGCCTCTTTTCTCCGTACTCTTTATAGACCTCGACAACTTCAAGACCATAAACGACTCGCTCGGACACGACATGGGGGACGGCCTGCTGGTCGCGGTCTCGGAGCGGCTCAGAAGCTCCCTCCGTCCGAGGGACATCGTGGCGAGGCTCAGCGGCGATGAGTTCACCGTGCTCATGGAAGGAACGGTCAGCGAACAGGAGGCCAACCGCGTCGCATCGAGGCTTCTGGACGATCTCAAAGCCCCGTTTATGGTGAAGGGCTACGAGTTGTACACGACGGCGAGCATCGGCCTCGTCGTCGACAACGGCGAGTACGGGAGCGCCGAGGAACCCCTGCGCGATGCGGACACCGCAATGTACCGGGCAAAGGCGCTCGGGCGTTCCGGCATCGGCATCTTCGAGAGCACGATGCACTCGCGGGCGGTCGCCCTCTTCCGGCTCGAAACGGAACTCCGGCGGGCGATGGAACGCAAGGAGTTCGTGGTCCACTACCAGCCGATAATCTCCCTCAAGACCGGGCGCATCGTCGGGGTCGAAGCCCTGGTACGGTGGGAGCACCCCGAGCGCGGCCTGCTCCCGCCCGCCGAGTTCATCCCCGTCGCCGAGGAGACCGGGCTGGTCCTTACAATAGAACTCTTTGTCCTCAGGGAAGCCTGTCATCAGACCGCGCTCTGGCAGAAGCGGTTCCCCGAGCATCAGCCCCTCAACCTCAACGTCAACCTCTCGCGCAACCAGCTCGCCCGGCCCGAGCTCATAGATCAGACCGGAGAAATACTGCGCGAGTCCAGCCTGAGCCCGAGTTCCCTGCGACTCGAGATCACCGAGAGCGTCCTTATGCAGAACCCGGACCTCGCCGCCCTGACCCTCTCACGCCTGCGCGAGATGAACATACAGGTCCATATAGACGACTTCGGCACCGGCTACTCCTCGCTCTCCGCCCTGCACAGCTTCCCGATAGACTCGCTCAAGGTGGACCGCTCGTTTATCGCCCGGCTCGCCCCCGGCGACGAGGCCGAGATAGTCCAGACCATCGTAACCCTCGCTCACAACCTCGGCCTCGACGTTGTCGCCGAAGGCATAGAGACCGAATCGCACCTCGAACGGCTGCGGGACATGGGCTGCGACTTCGGGCAGGGCTTTCTTTTCTCGAAGCCGCTCGACAAGACCTCTCTGCAGAAGCTCCTCGAACTCGACCCCCGCTGGTAG
- a CDS encoding terpene synthase family protein → MSQSAWPGLAYPFPPSINPHADEVHRETVGWADGLGLIETREDRLKVRATNIGRLAGRFHPSAPRDRLRLISDWYAWMFFRDDLCDEAQIGRRPDLLAAQDSRYMEVLGGSEPRPRESFLTFAMSDLRRRLLPVVPAALWLRRFVRSVKEHFDSTLWEASNRSRDTVPDLQTYSRMRPITGGMFVDADFIEITTDIYLPPEVHGHPIVNSLTRRSNNAVCWANDIISLRKELASGDVHNIVLVLKESLSLKSIEEARRAAVEMHDREVGEFLATQERLPSFGRTIDENLERYVSVLRSRMRGNLDWSLESSRYRTPEDH, encoded by the coding sequence ATGAGCCAGAGCGCCTGGCCCGGCCTTGCCTACCCGTTCCCTCCAAGCATCAACCCGCACGCCGACGAGGTTCACCGCGAGACCGTTGGCTGGGCCGACGGTCTGGGCCTTATCGAGACTAGGGAGGACCGCCTGAAAGTCCGGGCTACGAACATCGGGCGGCTCGCCGGGCGGTTTCATCCGAGCGCGCCGAGGGACCGTCTGCGGCTCATCTCCGACTGGTACGCCTGGATGTTCTTCCGGGACGACCTCTGCGACGAGGCTCAGATCGGCCGCCGCCCGGATCTTCTCGCCGCTCAGGACTCGCGTTACATGGAGGTGCTCGGCGGCTCCGAGCCGCGACCGAGAGAGAGCTTCCTGACCTTCGCCATGTCGGATCTCAGGCGCAGGCTGCTGCCCGTGGTGCCGGCCGCGCTCTGGCTCAGGCGGTTCGTCAGAAGCGTAAAAGAACACTTCGACTCGACGCTCTGGGAGGCCTCAAACCGGAGCCGCGACACCGTACCGGATCTGCAGACCTACTCCCGGATGCGACCCATAACCGGCGGCATGTTCGTGGATGCGGATTTTATCGAGATCACCACCGACATCTACCTTCCGCCTGAGGTTCACGGACACCCGATCGTCAACTCCCTTACGCGCCGCTCCAACAACGCCGTCTGCTGGGCGAACGACATCATCTCCCTGAGAAAAGAACTCGCAAGCGGCGACGTACACAACATCGTGCTGGTCCTGAAGGAGAGCCTGTCCCTGAAAAGCATCGAGGAGGCTCGCAGGGCGGCGGTCGAGATGCACGACCGGGAGGTCGGGGAGTTCCTCGCAACGCAGGAGCGGCTGCCATCCTTCGGGCGGACGATAGATGAGAACCTTGAACGCTACGTCTCCGTTCTGCGCTCCCGGATGCGCGGCAACCTCGACTGGTCGCTGGAGTCCTCCCGCTACCGGACGCCCGAGGACCATTAG
- a CDS encoding GGDEF domain-containing protein — protein sequence MVSFLWLGSGLMLAGLCAFVYLAVRIMPELTLRLQRRILTLVVLAGLVSVVAQLRNALIGLTSAGDSVAGIMLWSVFLEGPGVAFLLLAVLYLFRSEREEVSALRRSANVDPLTALHNQAYFRRAASRKMLQAREYGIPLSLAMLDLDDFKSYNDARGHESGNAALRSVADILRSSLRADDLVARYGGEEFVVLLACEIADAKVVLERIRLNVESFCRPENGGPVMTVSVGACELTGGMRSVEDFIETADAALYRAKSAGKNRVITSIEAA from the coding sequence ATGGTGAGTTTTCTGTGGCTCGGTTCCGGTTTGATGCTGGCGGGTCTTTGCGCCTTCGTCTATCTCGCGGTGAGGATCATGCCGGAGCTTACCCTGCGGCTTCAGAGGCGCATCCTGACGCTGGTGGTGCTGGCGGGTCTTGTCTCCGTTGTCGCGCAGCTGAGGAATGCTTTGATCGGCCTTACCAGCGCGGGCGACAGCGTTGCCGGGATCATGCTCTGGAGCGTGTTTCTGGAGGGTCCGGGGGTTGCTTTCCTCCTGCTTGCGGTGCTGTACCTTTTCCGTTCGGAGCGAGAGGAGGTCTCGGCCCTCAGGCGCTCGGCGAACGTCGATCCGCTGACGGCCCTGCATAATCAGGCTTACTTCCGTCGGGCGGCTTCCCGGAAGATGCTTCAGGCAAGGGAGTACGGGATACCGCTCTCGCTGGCGATGCTCGACCTTGACGACTTCAAGTCCTATAACGACGCCCGGGGCCATGAGTCGGGGAACGCCGCGCTGAGAAGCGTTGCCGACATACTCAGAAGCTCTCTCAGGGCCGACGACCTCGTGGCGCGGTACGGCGGCGAGGAGTTCGTTGTCCTGCTCGCCTGTGAAATCGCCGATGCAAAGGTCGTGCTGGAGAGGATCCGCCTGAACGTCGAGTCCTTTTGCCGCCCCGAGAACGGTGGTCCGGTCATGACCGTTTCGGTCGGCGCCTGCGAGTTGACGGGGGGCATGCGCTCGGTCGAGGACTTTATAGAAACCGCCGACGCCGCGCTCTACCGGGCCAAGAGCGCGGGGAAAAACCGCGTGATAACATCAATCGAAGCAGCCTAG
- a CDS encoding DUF4397 domain-containing protein: MQFLVGFILATLFFVAPALAQDGEAKVRMIHLSPDAPAVKVTVDGKEIEALSDVSYLDATPYLTLPAGPHKLAVYATADSSEPVLEVEISAEAGRCYTIAGVGLLADETFGARLFEDERRAEEDKAKVRVIHAVPDVGPAQVSVADGPDLFALPGFANASSYVEVDEGTYTLDVTPAGADTPAFSVPDVSVEAGKTYTAFAIGRAADGSVGTIVTDDSTDEGEIVARTGAAAENEDTAESAAGPEPPEARVASASKEPEPEPKSKSEPEAAPQGETAAAGEIAAEDPKPVREEESASHSQEVAIAEAPQPVSQEVAYEEPVYYEPAPPQPVYYKEVVHYTDVPQTNIPQPSIPQTNVPQAVDPVIATGVATGSGSVSTSSQTVENYSTVSSGDSSADVPVATGAIGSTVGGAVVNGQNAVLNSGARRRFVLATGKSRRYGKTEDG; this comes from the coding sequence GTGCAGTTCCTTGTAGGCTTCATACTCGCGACGCTCTTCTTTGTCGCCCCGGCGCTCGCCCAGGACGGCGAGGCAAAGGTGCGCATGATCCACCTCTCGCCCGACGCCCCGGCGGTAAAGGTAACGGTTGACGGCAAGGAGATCGAAGCCCTCTCGGACGTGTCGTACCTCGATGCCACCCCTTACCTCACCCTTCCGGCGGGCCCGCACAAGCTCGCGGTCTACGCCACCGCAGACAGCTCCGAGCCGGTTTTGGAGGTTGAGATCAGCGCCGAAGCGGGCAGATGCTACACCATAGCCGGCGTCGGGCTGCTCGCCGACGAGACCTTCGGCGCGCGGCTCTTCGAGGACGAGCGCCGGGCCGAGGAGGACAAAGCGAAGGTGCGGGTCATCCACGCCGTACCGGACGTTGGACCGGCGCAGGTCAGCGTCGCCGACGGCCCCGACCTTTTCGCCCTGCCCGGCTTTGCGAACGCCTCCAGCTACGTCGAGGTCGACGAGGGCACCTACACCCTCGACGTAACGCCCGCCGGCGCCGATACCCCGGCCTTCTCCGTCCCCGACGTTTCGGTCGAGGCGGGCAAGACCTACACCGCCTTCGCCATCGGCCGGGCCGCCGACGGCTCGGTCGGGACGATCGTCACCGACGACTCGACCGATGAGGGCGAGATAGTCGCCCGTACCGGAGCCGCCGCCGAAAATGAAGATACAGCCGAAAGCGCGGCCGGACCGGAACCCCCCGAGGCCCGGGTCGCCTCCGCCAGCAAGGAACCGGAGCCGGAACCGAAGTCGAAGTCGGAACCGGAAGCCGCCCCGCAGGGGGAAACGGCGGCCGCCGGGGAGATCGCCGCTGAAGACCCGAAGCCCGTGCGTGAAGAGGAGTCGGCCTCTCACTCTCAGGAGGTCGCCATCGCTGAAGCCCCGCAGCCGGTCTCTCAGGAGGTGGCCTACGAAGAGCCGGTTTACTACGAGCCCGCACCGCCCCAGCCCGTCTACTACAAGGAAGTCGTTCACTACACGGACGTTCCCCAGACGAATATTCCACAGCCGAGCATCCCGCAGACGAACGTCCCGCAGGCGGTTGATCCGGTCATCGCTACCGGCGTAGCCACCGGCTCCGGTTCGGTCTCGACCTCCAGCCAGACGGTCGAGAATTACTCGACCGTCTCCTCCGGCGATTCTTCCGCCGACGTACCGGTTGCGACCGGGGCCATCGGGTCCACCGTCGGCGGTGCCGTCGTGAACGGACAGAACGCCGTCCTGAACTCCGGGGCAAGGCGTAGGTTTGTCCTGGCCACCGGGAAAAGCAGACGCTACGGAAAAACCGAAGACGGCTAG
- a CDS encoding DUF3105 domain-containing protein — protein MPENVRFKKPYPRTFALGATFIVTALLVSCGAESGGGDQPQPEDNGSNSPETTAITEETTGALSGAEVGEEEEANMLPARGIKKEDSRPLPENPPEGTEVYPASTNRLVDGEIDYERSPATNGDHNPFWQNCGFYDEPVMEEKAVHSLDHGVVWITYRPDLAQPEIDALRDTYGTEPYVIVSPYEEQNSPVVATAWRVQLGDLDSATDPRLTQFVDDFRVSELAPLSGNGCVGGSGEPTVAGPEDYYREG, from the coding sequence ATGCCCGAGAACGTCCGTTTCAAGAAACCGTACCCGAGGACTTTCGCCCTGGGCGCGACCTTTATCGTAACCGCTCTGCTCGTCTCCTGCGGCGCGGAGTCCGGCGGGGGAGACCAGCCGCAGCCGGAGGACAACGGGTCGAACTCACCGGAGACCACGGCGATAACGGAGGAGACGACCGGGGCATTGTCCGGCGCGGAGGTCGGTGAGGAGGAAGAGGCAAACATGCTCCCGGCACGGGGGATAAAAAAGGAAGATTCCCGGCCCCTCCCCGAAAACCCGCCCGAAGGAACAGAAGTCTACCCCGCCTCCACCAACAGGCTTGTAGACGGGGAGATAGACTACGAGCGGAGCCCGGCGACCAACGGAGATCACAACCCCTTCTGGCAGAACTGCGGCTTCTACGACGAGCCGGTCATGGAGGAGAAGGCCGTTCACAGCCTCGACCACGGTGTTGTCTGGATCACCTACCGGCCCGACCTCGCGCAGCCCGAGATAGACGCCCTGCGCGATACCTACGGCACCGAACCCTACGTGATAGTAAGCCCCTACGAAGAGCAGAATTCGCCCGTCGTTGCGACGGCGTGGCGCGTCCAGCTCGGAGACCTCGACTCCGCCACCGACCCACGCCTCACACAGTTCGTGGACGATTTCCGTGTCAGCGAGCTCGCCCCGCTCTCCGGCAACGGCTGCGTCGGCGGCAGCGGCGAGCCGACGGTCGCCGGGCCGGAGGATTACTACCGGGAGGGTTAG
- a CDS encoding aldo/keto reductase, with the protein MQDTEVTLAEKLGTAPLGVGAWAWGTSQIWGYGKEYGRREVGEAFRASVGGGVRFVDTAEIYGNGKSEALIGEILREGGFDEEPVIATKFAPLPYRLSASSLLDALDASLLRLGVAQVDLYQIHFNSPIPPPRGLIDTLAEAVKSGRTKHVGVSNYSADAMRRAHEQLDRQGVRLASNQVHYSLLHRRPETNGVLEACRDLGVTLIAYSPIAQGLLTGKYRPGDRPSGLMRRYGRAFSAANLKRVEPVVDELRRIGRENGKEPSQVALNWLILKGAMPIPGAKDARQATQNAGALGWKISAEDTERLDLATLGWR; encoded by the coding sequence ATGCAGGATACAGAAGTTACGCTCGCCGAAAAACTGGGGACCGCGCCGCTCGGCGTCGGAGCGTGGGCGTGGGGTACGTCGCAGATCTGGGGCTACGGCAAAGAGTACGGCAGACGCGAGGTCGGGGAGGCGTTCCGGGCCAGCGTCGGCGGCGGCGTTCGCTTCGTGGACACGGCGGAGATCTACGGCAACGGCAAATCCGAGGCGTTGATCGGTGAGATCCTCCGCGAAGGCGGCTTCGACGAAGAGCCGGTCATCGCCACGAAGTTCGCGCCGCTGCCGTACCGTTTAAGCGCGTCGTCGCTCCTCGACGCCCTCGATGCAAGCCTGCTCCGGCTCGGAGTGGCGCAGGTGGACCTTTATCAGATCCACTTCAACTCCCCTATCCCCCCGCCGCGCGGCCTGATAGACACCCTTGCCGAAGCCGTGAAGTCCGGCAGGACAAAGCACGTCGGGGTGAGCAACTACTCGGCGGACGCGATGCGCCGCGCCCACGAGCAGCTGGACCGTCAGGGCGTGAGGCTCGCCTCCAACCAGGTTCACTACAGCCTCCTGCACCGCAGGCCCGAGACAAACGGCGTCCTTGAAGCCTGCCGCGACCTCGGGGTTACCCTGATCGCCTACAGCCCCATCGCTCAGGGGCTCTTGACGGGCAAGTACCGACCCGGCGACAGGCCCTCCGGCCTTATGCGCCGCTACGGACGGGCCTTCTCGGCGGCCAACCTGAAGCGGGTCGAACCCGTCGTTGACGAGCTGCGCCGCATCGGGCGCGAGAACGGGAAGGAACCGTCGCAGGTCGCCCTGAACTGGCTTATCCTGAAGGGTGCGATGCCGATACCGGGGGCAAAGGACGCCCGTCAGGCGACGCAGAACGCCGGGGCCCTCGGGTGGAAGATAAGCGCGGAAGACACCGAACGCCTCGACCTCGCCACCCTCGGCTGGCGTTAG
- a CDS encoding PaaI family thioesterase, producing the protein MRELNPKLLENPGIGRDLDIEFTSVAPDKVVATMPVDERHVQPLGYLHGGVSVVLAESVASVGAWVNCEEGQTAFGTEINASHLRARRDGTLTATGVPLHRGGSSQTWQVEIKDERGRMVCVSRCSLAVVKARPEAGGS; encoded by the coding sequence ATGAGGGAACTGAACCCGAAACTCCTTGAAAACCCCGGCATCGGAAGGGACCTCGACATCGAGTTCACGAGCGTCGCCCCCGACAAGGTCGTCGCGACGATGCCCGTCGACGAACGCCACGTCCAGCCGCTCGGTTACCTGCACGGCGGCGTGAGCGTCGTTCTGGCCGAGTCGGTAGCGAGCGTCGGGGCGTGGGTGAACTGCGAAGAGGGCCAGACGGCCTTCGGGACGGAGATCAACGCAAGCCACCTGCGCGCCAGACGCGACGGAACCCTCACCGCGACGGGAGTTCCCCTGCATCGCGGCGGGTCTTCCCAGACCTGGCAGGTCGAGATAAAGGATGAGCGGGGACGGATGGTCTGCGTCTCGCGCTGCTCCCTCGCCGTCGTGAAGGCCCGACCCGAGGCTGGAGGTTCCTGA
- a CDS encoding PaaI family thioesterase gives MTPSENPPHDRTRMVSWEDPALTAAAAAEMSGLDFIRAMASGEVSSPPIARLMGFHVSEVSEGRVVFTVEPGEHHYNPIGAVHGGLACALFDSAMGCAVHTALPAGTGYTTLELKVNFLRPMTSRTGEVHCEGKTIHVGRTTATAEARLTNGEGKLFGHATTTCMVFPGGRIISVGEGPSR, from the coding sequence ATGACTCCGTCCGAAAACCCCCCGCACGACCGCACCCGGATGGTTTCGTGGGAAGACCCGGCGCTGACAGCCGCCGCAGCGGCGGAGATGTCCGGCCTCGACTTTATCCGGGCGATGGCTTCGGGCGAGGTCTCTTCGCCGCCGATAGCCCGGCTTATGGGCTTTCACGTCTCGGAGGTCTCGGAGGGACGGGTGGTCTTTACCGTGGAACCGGGCGAGCATCACTACAACCCGATAGGCGCGGTTCACGGCGGTCTTGCCTGTGCGCTCTTTGACTCCGCGATGGGCTGCGCCGTCCATACCGCGCTCCCCGCCGGGACGGGCTACACGACCTTGGAGCTGAAGGTGAACTTCCTGCGACCCATGACATCGCGGACGGGCGAGGTCCACTGCGAGGGGAAGACCATCCACGTCGGGCGCACGACCGCGACCGCCGAGGCCCGCCTCACAAACGGCGAGGGCAAGCTCTTCGGACACGCCACGACCACCTGCATGGTCTTTCCCGGTGGTCGGATCATCTCCGTTGGGGAGGGGCCGTCCCGGTAG